One region of Drosophila subobscura isolate 14011-0131.10 chromosome J, UCBerk_Dsub_1.0, whole genome shotgun sequence genomic DNA includes:
- the LOC117895870 gene encoding IQ motif and SEC7 domain-containing protein 1 isoform X3, with amino-acid sequence MSSYTAAQYYKTTNMITSNEIYCFPQKSIERSGSTQYDLAGAPPAGGSTTASTTDSGSVGGYVYLQNHYAPGAHNAAAAINYPTQHHHPQMIYQLQQYPTCHQQQQQQQQQQQQQQHLHQAAAGHYMQVTSTTAGGSSAYHHQHHMLHGGQHGQHHAHHHGHGGAVVIAGSGVGTGMGAGSVIMQHQQIQQMQHQQQQQQHQQQHQGMHKKNSIRNGGDVLKRGRAQSAYELSQDLLEKQIELLERKYGGVRARNAAVTIQRAFRHYMMVKKFASITAMAKAEKRLSRRMVVTSSSLQLAEENASSSAYGSATESQLDQQQQQQMQQQQPRVTIMAGPPGAASPGLSRTPPTRSLSMRERRQLDCSPIPRSQSGASPVSISGSTATAAGLASHPHVNLLHAAEPHYYNAQGAAYYTSYHGSPHDLSYASSADVSLNASWVNTSGHIPHTPYYSAAQIYMRPKGGSTTPTPSCSGSTGSGSGSGSGSCKKVPPEVPKRTSSITAQQQSQLLLLQRQTPPPPSLLRTNGLCKTAENGSLTSVQSSGSDSSVTSAERNMNSDLGSDRSNSPHTWKRGTALNSSQQFSTHSADSVTVPVGGGAVVVSGAAIAAAGPGAYAAQMQAAVAAATAAGGVPPSDDHAISSHTSAAQYEQHEQQQHEQQQLQATAAAAGVAQNSRMSETIRKRQYRVGLNLFNKKPEKGVTYLIRRGFLENTPQGVARFLITRKGLSRQMIGEYLGNLQNQFNMAVLSCFAMELDLSGRQVDVALRKFQAYFRMPGEAQKIERLMEIFSQRYCECNADIVGRLRSSDTIFVLAFAIIMLNTDLHTPNLKPERRMRVEDFIKNLRGIDDCHDIDKDMLSGIYERVKSDEFKPGSDHVTQVMKVQATIVGKKPNLALPHRRLVCYCRLYEIPDVNKKERPGVHQREVFLFNDLLVITKIFSKKKTSVTYTFRNSFPLCGTVVTLLDMPNYLFCIQLSQKVDGKILITFNARNEHDRCKFAEDLKESISEMDEMESLRIEAELERQKSARNRAPGNAENRDSGVADVEVCPCPYGSQPGGGSQAAGEQAAGNSADNSQQLKRSALSNSLLDMHEQFGNEKPQRRGSVGSLDSGMSISFQSTTTSSASRENAAAIAAAANAAAAAKMRFNMPQTAAIATPSNVYAAPGMQAYTHANFVQQSQAAYMMQQQQMLQQQAHMQAQAQAQAQAQAQAQAQAQQQQGGGGAVVTGRIPGRERKASRSDENARSTEV; translated from the exons ATGAGCAGCTACACTGCCGCCCAGTACTACAAGACCACCAATATGATTACCTCCAATGAGATCTACTG CTTTCCCCAAAAGAGCATTGAACGCAGCGGCTCCACACAGTACGATCTGGCTGGGGCGCCGCCAGCTGGCGGCTCCACCACAGCCTCCACCACCGACAGCGGCAGCGTGGGTGGCTATGTCTACCTGCAGAATCATTATGCGCCCGGCGCACACaacgccgccgctgccatcaACTACCCAACGCAGCATCACCACCCCCAGATGATCTACCAGCTCCAGCAGTATCCCACgtgccatcagcagcagcagcaacagcagcagcagcagcagcagcagcagcacctgcaccAGGCCGCTGCAGGACACTACATGCAGGTGACATCAACGACAGCGGGAGGATCCTCGGCctaccaccaccaacaccacatGCTCCACGGGGGCCAGCACGGACAGCATCATGCGCACCATCACGGCCATGGCGGAGCGGTGGTCATTGCCGGCAGCGGCGTGGGCACTGGCATGGGTGCAGGCAGCGTGATtatgcagcatcagcagatcCAGCAGatgcaacaccaacagcagcagcagcagcaccagcaacagcaccagggAATGCACAAGAAGAACTCCATACGCAATGGCGGAGATGTACTCAAGCGCGGAAGGGCACAATCGGC CTACGAACTCTCACAAGATCTGCTGGAGAAGCAGATCGAACTGCTGGAGCGAAAGTACGGCGGAGTGCGGGCCCGCAACGCAGCGGTGACCATCCAACGGGCATTCCGACACTACATGATGGTGAAGAAGTTTGCCTCAATTACGGCCATGGCCAAAGCCGAGAAGCGGCTCAGTCGTCGCATGGTGGTGACGTCCTCCAGCCTGCAGCTGGCCGAGGAGAATGCCTCCTCGTCGGCCTATGGCAGTGCCACAGAATCTCAAttggatcagcagcagcagcaacagatgcagcaacagcagccacgtGTCACCATTATGGCAGGTCCGCCAGGAGCAGCATCCCCGGGACTCTCGAGGACGCCACCCACACGTTCACTTTCGATGCGGGAGCGACGACAGCTGGACTGCAGTCCCATACCAAGGAGTCAATCAG GCGCCTCTCCCGTATCCATTTCGGGCTCTacagccaccgccgctggACTGGCCTCCCATCCCCATGTGAATCTGCTGCACGCGGCCGAGCCGCATTACTACAATGCCCAGGGAGCGGCCTACTACACCAGTTATCATGGATCGCCGCATGATCTGAGCTACGCCAGCTCCGCGGATGTCTCGCTGAACGCCTCGTGGGTGAACACCAGCGGCCACATTCCCCACACGCCCTACTACTCGGCGGCACAGATCTACATGCGCCCCAAGGGCGGCAGcaccacgcccacacccagctgcagcggcagcacgggcagcggcagtggcagcggtagCGGCAGCTGCAAGAAGGTGCCCCCAGAGGTGCCCAAGCGCACCTCCTCCATCAcggcccagcagcagagccagttgctgctgctgcagcggcagaccCCGCCTCCGCCCTCGCTGCTGCGCACCAACGGACTCTGCAAGACGGCGGAGAACGGCAGCCTGACCTCCGTGCAGAGCTCCGGCTCGGACTCGAGCGTCACTTCGGCGGAGAGGAACATGAACAGCGACCTGGGATCCGATCGCAGCAACTCCCCGCACACGTGGAAGCGCGGCACGGCCCTGAACAGCTCCCAGCAGTTCTCCACGCACTCGGCAGACTCGGTCACGGTGCCCGTCGGAGGTGGCGCCGTTGTCGTCTCTGGCGCagccatcgctgctgctggcccggGAGCGTATGCCGCACAGATGCAGGCAGCCGTGGCAGCGGCCACAGCGGCGGGAGGAGTGCCGCCGTCGGACGATCATGCCATCTCATCGCACACCAGCGCCGCGCAGTACgagcagcacgagcagcaacagcacgagcagcagcagctgcaggcaacTGCCGCCGCAGCGGGCGTGGCACAGAACTCCAGGATGTCGGAGACCATAAGGAAGCGGCAGTATCGCGTCGGCCTCAATCTGTTCAACAAGAAGCCGGAGAAGGGCGTCACTTATCTGATCCGAAGAGGCTTCCTCGAGAACACGCCGCAGGGCGTGGCCCGGTTCCTGATCACCCGCAAGGGCCTCTCACGCCAGATGATTGGCGAGTATCTGGGGAATCTGCAGAACCAATTCAACATGGCCGTTCTCAGCTGCTTTGCCATGGAGCTGGATCTGTCCGGCCGCCAGGTGGATGTTGCCCTGCGCAAGTTCCAGGCCTACTTCCGGATGCCCGGCGAGGCGCAGAAGATTGAGCGGCTGATGGAGATCTTCTCGCAGCGCTACTGCGAGTGCAATGCGGACATTGTGGGGCGCCTGAGGTCATCCGATACG ATCTTTGTGCTGGCATTTGCCATCATTATGCTCAATACGGATCTGCACACGCCCAATCTGAAGCCGGAGAGGCGCATGCGCGTCGAGGACTTCATCAAGAATCTGCGTGGCATTGACGACTGCCACGACATTGACAAGGACATGCTGAGCGGCATCTACGAGCGCGTCAAGTCGGACGAGTTCAAGCCGGGCAGCGATCACGTCACCCAGGTGATGAAGGTGCAGGCCACCATTGTGGGCAAGAAGCCGAATCTGGCGCTGCCCCATCGCCGGTTGGTGTGCTATTGCCGCCTGTACGAGATACCCGACGTGAACAAGAAGGAGCGGCCGGGCGTCCATCAGCGCGAGGTGTTCCTCTTCAACGATCTGCTGGTCATCACCAAGATCTTCAGCAAGAAGAAGACCTCCGTGACGTACACGTTCCGCAACAGTTTCCCGCTCTGCGGAACGGTGGTGACCCTGCTGGACATGCCCAACTATCTGTTCTGCATCCAGCTGTCGCAGAAGGTCGATGGCAAGATCCTGATCACATTCAATGCCCGCAACGAGCACGACCGCTGCAAGTTTGCCGAGGATCTCAAGGAGTCCATCAGCGAGATGGACGAAATGGAATCGCTGCGTATCGAGGCAGAGCTGGAGCGACAGAAGTCGGCGCGCAATCGGGCACCGGGGAACGCAGAGAACCGGGATAGCGGCGTGGCCGATGTGGAGGTTTGTCCCTGTCCCTACGGCTCCCAGCCCGGTGGCGGGTCTCAGGCAGCTGGcgagcaggcggcaggcaacTCGGCCGACAACTCGCAGCAGCTGAAGCGCAGTGCGCTCAGCAACAGTCTCCTGGACATGCACGAGCAAT TTGGAAACGAGAAGCCTCAACGACGCGGCAGCGTGGGCTCCCTGGACAGCGGCATGAGCATCTCCTTCCAGTCGACCACCACGTCCAGCGCCTCGCGTGAGAATGCTGCGGCCatcgcagcagccgcaaatgCAGCGGCGGCCGCGAAGATGCGCTTCAACATGCCACAAACGGCAGCGATCGCAACTCCCAGCAATGTTTATGCAGCGCCCGGAATGCAGGCCTATACGCATGCAAACTTTGTGCAGCAGTCGCAGGCCGCCTACAtgatgcagcaacagcaaatgctaCAGCAACAGGCACATATGCAGGCTCAGGCCCAGGCGCAAGCTCAAGCGCAAGCGCAAGctcaggcgcaggcgcagcagcagcaaggaggaggaggagctgtagTCACTGGCCGAATCCCTGGAAGGGAGAGAAAAGCCTCACGCTCCGATGAGAATGCACGATCGACGGAGGTCTAA
- the LOC117895870 gene encoding IQ motif and SEC7 domain-containing protein 1 isoform X2, with protein sequence MSSRCEHHHKSRRQQLPVPAPSPSHSQSHSDLSGESFLQYCTDGDKKPPPIVVVVGDGRSRVRRVVRTATRHVTVVSLSTRHKETQTHTSHHVTAVSFPQKSIERSGSTQYDLAGAPPAGGSTTASTTDSGSVGGYVYLQNHYAPGAHNAAAAINYPTQHHHPQMIYQLQQYPTCHQQQQQQQQQQQQQQHLHQAAAGHYMQVTSTTAGGSSAYHHQHHMLHGGQHGQHHAHHHGHGGAVVIAGSGVGTGMGAGSVIMQHQQIQQMQHQQQQQQHQQQHQGMHKKNSIRNGGDVLKRGRAQSAYELSQDLLEKQIELLERKYGGVRARNAAVTIQRAFRHYMMVKKFASITAMAKAEKRLSRRMVVTSSSLQLAEENASSSAYGSATESQLDQQQQQQMQQQQPRVTIMAGPPGAASPGLSRTPPTRSLSMRERRQLDCSPIPRSQSGASPVSISGSTATAAGLASHPHVNLLHAAEPHYYNAQGAAYYTSYHGSPHDLSYASSADVSLNASWVNTSGHIPHTPYYSAAQIYMRPKGGSTTPTPSCSGSTGSGSGSGSGSCKKVPPEVPKRTSSITAQQQSQLLLLQRQTPPPPSLLRTNGLCKTAENGSLTSVQSSGSDSSVTSAERNMNSDLGSDRSNSPHTWKRGTALNSSQQFSTHSADSVTVPVGGGAVVVSGAAIAAAGPGAYAAQMQAAVAAATAAGGVPPSDDHAISSHTSAAQYEQHEQQQHEQQQLQATAAAAGVAQNSRMSETIRKRQYRVGLNLFNKKPEKGVTYLIRRGFLENTPQGVARFLITRKGLSRQMIGEYLGNLQNQFNMAVLSCFAMELDLSGRQVDVALRKFQAYFRMPGEAQKIERLMEIFSQRYCECNADIVGRLRSSDTIFVLAFAIIMLNTDLHTPNLKPERRMRVEDFIKNLRGIDDCHDIDKDMLSGIYERVKSDEFKPGSDHVTQVMKVQATIVGKKPNLALPHRRLVCYCRLYEIPDVNKKERPGVHQREVFLFNDLLVITKIFSKKKTSVTYTFRNSFPLCGTVVTLLDMPNYLFCIQLSQKVDGKILITFNARNEHDRCKFAEDLKESISEMDEMESLRIEAELERQKSARNRAPGNAENRDSGVADVEVCPCPYGSQPGGGSQAAGEQAAGNSADNSQQLKRSALSNSLLDMHEQFGNEKPQRRGSVGSLDSGMSISFQSTTTSSASRENAAAIAAAANAAAAAKMRFNMPQTAAIATPSNVYAAPGMQAYTHANFVQQSQAAYMMQQQQMLQQQAHMQAQAQAQAQAQAQAQAQAQQQQGGGGAVVTGRIPGRERKASRSDENARSTEV encoded by the exons ATGTCGTCCAGGTGTGAACATCACCACAAATCGCGGCGCCAGCAGCTCCCAGTGCCGGCACCATCCCCCAGTCACTCCCAGTCCCATTCGGATCTCAGTGGCGAGTCCTTCCTGCAGTACTGCACGGACGGGGATAAGAAGCCACCGCCcattgtggtggtggtgggggatGGCCGGAGTCGAGTGCGGCGCGTGGTGCGCACTGCCACACGGCACGTGACGGTGGTCAGTCTTTCCACGCGGCACAAGgagacgcagacacacacctCGCACCATGTGACGGCGGTCAG CTTTCCCCAAAAGAGCATTGAACGCAGCGGCTCCACACAGTACGATCTGGCTGGGGCGCCGCCAGCTGGCGGCTCCACCACAGCCTCCACCACCGACAGCGGCAGCGTGGGTGGCTATGTCTACCTGCAGAATCATTATGCGCCCGGCGCACACaacgccgccgctgccatcaACTACCCAACGCAGCATCACCACCCCCAGATGATCTACCAGCTCCAGCAGTATCCCACgtgccatcagcagcagcagcaacagcagcagcagcagcagcagcagcagcacctgcaccAGGCCGCTGCAGGACACTACATGCAGGTGACATCAACGACAGCGGGAGGATCCTCGGCctaccaccaccaacaccacatGCTCCACGGGGGCCAGCACGGACAGCATCATGCGCACCATCACGGCCATGGCGGAGCGGTGGTCATTGCCGGCAGCGGCGTGGGCACTGGCATGGGTGCAGGCAGCGTGATtatgcagcatcagcagatcCAGCAGatgcaacaccaacagcagcagcagcagcaccagcaacagcaccagggAATGCACAAGAAGAACTCCATACGCAATGGCGGAGATGTACTCAAGCGCGGAAGGGCACAATCGGC CTACGAACTCTCACAAGATCTGCTGGAGAAGCAGATCGAACTGCTGGAGCGAAAGTACGGCGGAGTGCGGGCCCGCAACGCAGCGGTGACCATCCAACGGGCATTCCGACACTACATGATGGTGAAGAAGTTTGCCTCAATTACGGCCATGGCCAAAGCCGAGAAGCGGCTCAGTCGTCGCATGGTGGTGACGTCCTCCAGCCTGCAGCTGGCCGAGGAGAATGCCTCCTCGTCGGCCTATGGCAGTGCCACAGAATCTCAAttggatcagcagcagcagcaacagatgcagcaacagcagccacgtGTCACCATTATGGCAGGTCCGCCAGGAGCAGCATCCCCGGGACTCTCGAGGACGCCACCCACACGTTCACTTTCGATGCGGGAGCGACGACAGCTGGACTGCAGTCCCATACCAAGGAGTCAATCAG GCGCCTCTCCCGTATCCATTTCGGGCTCTacagccaccgccgctggACTGGCCTCCCATCCCCATGTGAATCTGCTGCACGCGGCCGAGCCGCATTACTACAATGCCCAGGGAGCGGCCTACTACACCAGTTATCATGGATCGCCGCATGATCTGAGCTACGCCAGCTCCGCGGATGTCTCGCTGAACGCCTCGTGGGTGAACACCAGCGGCCACATTCCCCACACGCCCTACTACTCGGCGGCACAGATCTACATGCGCCCCAAGGGCGGCAGcaccacgcccacacccagctgcagcggcagcacgggcagcggcagtggcagcggtagCGGCAGCTGCAAGAAGGTGCCCCCAGAGGTGCCCAAGCGCACCTCCTCCATCAcggcccagcagcagagccagttgctgctgctgcagcggcagaccCCGCCTCCGCCCTCGCTGCTGCGCACCAACGGACTCTGCAAGACGGCGGAGAACGGCAGCCTGACCTCCGTGCAGAGCTCCGGCTCGGACTCGAGCGTCACTTCGGCGGAGAGGAACATGAACAGCGACCTGGGATCCGATCGCAGCAACTCCCCGCACACGTGGAAGCGCGGCACGGCCCTGAACAGCTCCCAGCAGTTCTCCACGCACTCGGCAGACTCGGTCACGGTGCCCGTCGGAGGTGGCGCCGTTGTCGTCTCTGGCGCagccatcgctgctgctggcccggGAGCGTATGCCGCACAGATGCAGGCAGCCGTGGCAGCGGCCACAGCGGCGGGAGGAGTGCCGCCGTCGGACGATCATGCCATCTCATCGCACACCAGCGCCGCGCAGTACgagcagcacgagcagcaacagcacgagcagcagcagctgcaggcaacTGCCGCCGCAGCGGGCGTGGCACAGAACTCCAGGATGTCGGAGACCATAAGGAAGCGGCAGTATCGCGTCGGCCTCAATCTGTTCAACAAGAAGCCGGAGAAGGGCGTCACTTATCTGATCCGAAGAGGCTTCCTCGAGAACACGCCGCAGGGCGTGGCCCGGTTCCTGATCACCCGCAAGGGCCTCTCACGCCAGATGATTGGCGAGTATCTGGGGAATCTGCAGAACCAATTCAACATGGCCGTTCTCAGCTGCTTTGCCATGGAGCTGGATCTGTCCGGCCGCCAGGTGGATGTTGCCCTGCGCAAGTTCCAGGCCTACTTCCGGATGCCCGGCGAGGCGCAGAAGATTGAGCGGCTGATGGAGATCTTCTCGCAGCGCTACTGCGAGTGCAATGCGGACATTGTGGGGCGCCTGAGGTCATCCGATACG ATCTTTGTGCTGGCATTTGCCATCATTATGCTCAATACGGATCTGCACACGCCCAATCTGAAGCCGGAGAGGCGCATGCGCGTCGAGGACTTCATCAAGAATCTGCGTGGCATTGACGACTGCCACGACATTGACAAGGACATGCTGAGCGGCATCTACGAGCGCGTCAAGTCGGACGAGTTCAAGCCGGGCAGCGATCACGTCACCCAGGTGATGAAGGTGCAGGCCACCATTGTGGGCAAGAAGCCGAATCTGGCGCTGCCCCATCGCCGGTTGGTGTGCTATTGCCGCCTGTACGAGATACCCGACGTGAACAAGAAGGAGCGGCCGGGCGTCCATCAGCGCGAGGTGTTCCTCTTCAACGATCTGCTGGTCATCACCAAGATCTTCAGCAAGAAGAAGACCTCCGTGACGTACACGTTCCGCAACAGTTTCCCGCTCTGCGGAACGGTGGTGACCCTGCTGGACATGCCCAACTATCTGTTCTGCATCCAGCTGTCGCAGAAGGTCGATGGCAAGATCCTGATCACATTCAATGCCCGCAACGAGCACGACCGCTGCAAGTTTGCCGAGGATCTCAAGGAGTCCATCAGCGAGATGGACGAAATGGAATCGCTGCGTATCGAGGCAGAGCTGGAGCGACAGAAGTCGGCGCGCAATCGGGCACCGGGGAACGCAGAGAACCGGGATAGCGGCGTGGCCGATGTGGAGGTTTGTCCCTGTCCCTACGGCTCCCAGCCCGGTGGCGGGTCTCAGGCAGCTGGcgagcaggcggcaggcaacTCGGCCGACAACTCGCAGCAGCTGAAGCGCAGTGCGCTCAGCAACAGTCTCCTGGACATGCACGAGCAAT TTGGAAACGAGAAGCCTCAACGACGCGGCAGCGTGGGCTCCCTGGACAGCGGCATGAGCATCTCCTTCCAGTCGACCACCACGTCCAGCGCCTCGCGTGAGAATGCTGCGGCCatcgcagcagccgcaaatgCAGCGGCGGCCGCGAAGATGCGCTTCAACATGCCACAAACGGCAGCGATCGCAACTCCCAGCAATGTTTATGCAGCGCCCGGAATGCAGGCCTATACGCATGCAAACTTTGTGCAGCAGTCGCAGGCCGCCTACAtgatgcagcaacagcaaatgctaCAGCAACAGGCACATATGCAGGCTCAGGCCCAGGCGCAAGCTCAAGCGCAAGCGCAAGctcaggcgcaggcgcagcagcagcaaggaggaggaggagctgtagTCACTGGCCGAATCCCTGGAAGGGAGAGAAAAGCCTCACGCTCCGATGAGAATGCACGATCGACGGAGGTCTAA